One segment of Bradyrhizobium sp. CB2312 DNA contains the following:
- a CDS encoding DUF1259 domain-containing protein gives MSFFTISSGKSSRLTNVARRASACAALIGIAACFIAAAHAQDVDWQKVDEALGRKAAVTSDVHRYGFPRTDLAVTLDGVTIKPALALGGWVAFKPAHGGVMAMGDLVLLESEINPVMLKMIGNGLAITAVHNHLLGASPATFYMHVAGHGDALKIAAALKDALAESKTPLSLPPPAAPPPAVDLDTAQLDQIIGVKGQANGGVYQFNVPRRDPVTEEGMQLSPAAPLGLATGINFQPTGGGKAAITGDFVLAGDEVNPVITALRSHGIAVTALHSHMLDEQPRLFFMHFWANDDAVKLAGGLRAALDKTASAKN, from the coding sequence ATGTCATTTTTTACGATCTCATCCGGCAAATCCTCTCGGCTTACCAATGTGGCACGGCGCGCCAGCGCCTGCGCTGCGCTGATCGGCATCGCCGCCTGCTTCATCGCGGCGGCTCATGCGCAGGACGTCGACTGGCAGAAGGTCGATGAAGCGCTCGGCCGCAAGGCGGCTGTCACCAGCGATGTGCATCGCTACGGCTTCCCGCGCACCGATCTTGCAGTGACGCTCGATGGCGTAACCATCAAGCCCGCGCTGGCGCTCGGCGGCTGGGTCGCGTTCAAGCCCGCGCATGGCGGCGTCATGGCGATGGGTGATCTCGTGCTGCTCGAATCCGAGATCAATCCGGTGATGCTGAAGATGATCGGAAACGGGCTCGCGATCACGGCCGTTCATAACCATCTGCTCGGCGCGAGCCCGGCGACGTTCTATATGCACGTGGCCGGGCACGGCGATGCCCTCAAGATCGCGGCCGCCCTGAAAGACGCGCTCGCCGAAAGCAAGACGCCGCTGTCGCTACCGCCTCCAGCGGCTCCTCCGCCCGCCGTCGATCTCGACACGGCGCAGCTCGACCAGATCATCGGCGTCAAGGGCCAGGCCAATGGCGGCGTCTACCAGTTCAACGTTCCCCGTCGCGATCCGGTCACGGAAGAAGGCATGCAGCTCAGCCCCGCCGCGCCGCTGGGTCTCGCAACCGGCATCAACTTCCAGCCGACCGGCGGCGGCAAGGCCGCGATCACCGGCGACTTCGTGCTGGCCGGCGACGAGGTCAATCCCGTGATCACGGCGCTGCGCTCGCACGGCATCGCCGTGACGGCGCTTCACAGTCACATGCTGGACGAGCAGCCGCGTCTCTTCTTCATGCACTTCTGGGCCAACGACGACGCGGTCAAG
- a CDS encoding MBL fold metallo-hydrolase, producing MKIHHLNTGTMCPVGRRLVNGTGSLFQRARLVCHCLLVETNDGLALVDTGIGLGDIAAPARLGRRWLRQTTPKLDPAETAVQQVKAFGYSPGDVRHVLLTHLDRDHAGGVPDFPHAAIHVHRTEYDMAVLRQPAPPQGRYVMGQWSHGPRWAFYDEAGEDWFGFKGVRALGDKDADVLMIPLAGHTLGHCGIAVRSGDNWLLHAGDSYFHHAQLDASPRVPLMLGYFQRKGDMDRKLRIANQDRLRALKLSHGDRVRIVNSHDPADYERCRCGGH from the coding sequence ATGAAAATCCACCATCTCAACACCGGCACGATGTGCCCGGTCGGCCGTCGCCTCGTGAACGGCACCGGCAGCCTGTTCCAGCGTGCGCGTCTGGTCTGCCATTGCCTACTGGTCGAGACCAATGACGGGCTCGCTCTGGTCGATACCGGCATCGGCCTTGGCGATATCGCCGCACCCGCCCGGCTGGGGCGGCGATGGCTGCGGCAGACCACGCCCAAGCTCGATCCGGCGGAGACGGCGGTGCAGCAGGTGAAGGCGTTCGGCTATTCGCCAGGCGACGTGCGCCACGTGCTGTTGACGCATCTCGACCGCGATCACGCCGGCGGCGTGCCCGACTTTCCCCATGCTGCCATCCACGTCCACCGTACCGAATACGACATGGCGGTGCTGCGCCAACCGGCGCCGCCGCAAGGGCGCTATGTCATGGGGCAGTGGAGTCATGGTCCGCGCTGGGCGTTCTACGACGAAGCCGGCGAGGACTGGTTCGGCTTCAAGGGCGTGCGCGCGCTCGGCGACAAGGACGCGGACGTGCTGATGATCCCGCTCGCCGGCCACACGCTCGGCCATTGCGGGATTGCAGTGCGCTCGGGCGACAATTGGCTGCTGCATGCCGGCGACAGCTATTTCCATCACGCCCAGCTCGACGCATCGCCGCGCGTGCCGTTGATGCTCGGCTATTTCCAGCGCAAGGGCGACATGGACCGCAAGCTGCGGATCGCAAACCAGGACCGGCTGCGCGCGCTGAAGCTGAGCCATGGCGACCGCGTGAGGATCGTCAACAGCCACGATCCCGCCGATTACGAGCGCTGCCGGTGCGGAGGGCATTGA